In a single window of the Prochlorococcus marinus str. AS9601 genome:
- the thiC gene encoding phosphomethylpyrimidine synthase ThiC, which yields MRSSWIKPRLGKDNVTQMNFARNGYITEEMDFVAKKENLPSSLIMEEVARGRLIIPANINHLNLEPMSIGIASRCKVNANIGASPNASDINEEVEKLKLAVKYGADTVMDLSTGGVNLDEVRQAIIQESPVPIGTVPVYQALESVHGSIDRLTEDDFLHIIEKHCQQGVDYQTIHAGLLIEHLPKVKGRITGIVSRGGGILAQWMLHHFKQNPLYTRFDDICEIFKKYDCTFSLGDSLRPGCLHDASDDAQLAELKTLGELTRRAWEHNVQVMVEGPGHVPMDQIEFNVRKQMEECSEAPFYVLGPLVTDISPGYDHISSAIGAAMAGWYGTSMLCYVTPKEHLGLPNAEDVREGLIAYKIAAHAADIARHRAGARDRDDELSHARYNFDWNKQFELSLDPERAKQYHDETLPEEIFKKAEFCSMCGPKHCPMNSKISDESLDQLKDKLEECNTSV from the coding sequence ATGAGAAGTTCTTGGATTAAGCCTCGCCTAGGGAAAGACAATGTAACTCAGATGAACTTTGCGAGAAATGGATATATCACTGAAGAAATGGATTTTGTTGCTAAAAAAGAGAATCTTCCTTCTTCTTTAATAATGGAAGAAGTAGCAAGAGGAAGATTAATTATTCCAGCTAATATTAATCATTTGAATCTTGAGCCAATGTCTATAGGTATTGCTTCAAGATGCAAAGTTAATGCCAATATTGGTGCTTCCCCTAACGCAAGTGATATCAATGAAGAAGTAGAAAAGCTCAAACTTGCTGTTAAATATGGTGCTGATACGGTTATGGATCTTTCTACGGGAGGAGTAAATTTAGATGAAGTCCGACAAGCAATTATTCAAGAATCTCCTGTTCCCATCGGAACTGTTCCTGTTTATCAAGCTTTAGAAAGTGTTCATGGTTCAATAGATAGACTAACAGAAGATGATTTTCTTCATATTATTGAAAAACATTGTCAGCAGGGCGTAGATTATCAAACTATTCATGCTGGTCTATTAATAGAGCATTTGCCAAAAGTTAAAGGAAGAATTACTGGAATTGTCAGTAGAGGGGGAGGTATTTTAGCCCAATGGATGTTACATCATTTTAAACAAAATCCTCTTTACACAAGGTTTGATGATATCTGTGAGATTTTCAAGAAATATGATTGTACTTTCTCTCTCGGAGATTCGCTTAGGCCTGGATGTTTGCATGATGCTTCTGATGATGCTCAGCTAGCTGAATTGAAGACCTTAGGCGAGCTTACTCGAAGAGCATGGGAACATAATGTTCAAGTAATGGTTGAAGGTCCTGGTCATGTCCCTATGGATCAAATTGAGTTTAATGTGAGAAAGCAAATGGAAGAATGTTCAGAAGCCCCTTTCTATGTACTTGGTCCATTAGTAACAGATATTTCTCCTGGTTATGACCATATATCAAGTGCTATTGGGGCGGCAATGGCGGGGTGGTATGGAACTTCGATGCTATGTTATGTAACCCCAAAAGAACATCTAGGCCTTCCAAATGCAGAAGATGTAAGAGAAGGATTAATTGCTTATAAAATAGCTGCTCACGCTGCTGATATAGCAAGACATAGAGCTGGAGCTCGTGATCGAGATGATGAACTTAGTCATGCAAGGTATAACTTTGATTGGAATAAACAATTCGAACTTTCTTTAGATCCGGAAAGGGCAAAGCAGTACCATGATGAAACATTGCCTGAAGAGATCTTTAAAAAGGCTGAGTTTTGTTCAATGTGTGGCCCAAAACATTGTCCAATGAATTCAAAGATTTCAGATGAATCACTAGATCAACTAAAAGATAAACTTGAAGAATGTAATACTTCAGTTTAG
- a CDS encoding DUF3188 domain-containing protein, which produces MKINKRFILSFVAPFMIFISAIGLIFRDNSKKIFYLPVGLMGIVIILERGMSRQLDRKNILKKIKSFQKNK; this is translated from the coding sequence ATGAAAATTAATAAAAGATTTATTTTATCTTTTGTAGCTCCTTTCATGATTTTTATATCTGCCATTGGATTAATATTTAGGGATAATTCCAAGAAGATTTTTTATTTACCTGTTGGCTTAATGGGGATTGTAATTATTTTGGAGAGGGGTATGAGCAGACAATTGGATAGAAAAAATATTTTAAAAAAGATAAAGTCTTTTCAAAAAAATAAATAA
- a CDS encoding amidohydrolase, whose product MNRDQLHKKIDSFNDELINLRRHIHEHPELSGLENQTAILISGFLKDIGWNVRESIGRTGVIADFGPLDKGIIGLRVDMDALPIFEETKLSFSSKVDGVMHACGHDLHISIGLGVAKIIKDLKLNFGTRIIFQPAEEIASGARWMIKDGATNGLTHIFGVHVYPDLSVGTIGIKEGSLTAAAGELNVEIKGKSGHGARPHEGVDAIWAASKVISGIQESITRKLDPLDPVVITFGKINGGNAFNVLAEKVNLIGTVRCTNRKVFMNIGNWLNENITSLANSCGAEAKVIFREITSAVNNNPEMNRVLRDSGIKVLGQENVIELQKPSLGAEDFAEFLNEIPGAMFRLGVSSSDGCAPLHSSKFDPDERAIAVGIKVITESIVKLNNEIINTIGK is encoded by the coding sequence ATGAATAGAGATCAGTTACATAAAAAAATTGATTCGTTTAATGATGAACTAATTAACTTAAGAAGACATATCCATGAACATCCGGAATTAAGTGGACTTGAAAATCAAACAGCGATCTTGATCAGTGGTTTTTTAAAAGATATTGGTTGGAATGTTAGAGAATCTATAGGTAGGACTGGAGTTATAGCTGATTTTGGACCTCTAGATAAAGGTATTATAGGTTTAAGAGTGGATATGGATGCATTGCCAATATTTGAGGAAACTAAATTAAGTTTTTCTTCAAAAGTAGATGGTGTTATGCATGCCTGTGGTCACGATTTGCATATCTCGATTGGATTGGGTGTCGCAAAAATTATTAAGGATTTAAAACTAAATTTTGGGACTCGGATAATTTTTCAGCCTGCTGAAGAAATTGCAAGTGGAGCTAGATGGATGATTAAGGATGGTGCAACTAATGGTTTAACCCATATTTTTGGAGTTCATGTCTACCCCGATTTATCCGTAGGGACTATTGGCATTAAAGAGGGAAGTTTAACTGCAGCTGCTGGAGAACTTAATGTTGAGATTAAAGGAAAATCAGGCCATGGTGCTCGACCTCATGAAGGAGTTGATGCTATTTGGGCTGCCTCAAAAGTTATCTCGGGAATTCAAGAATCAATAACACGGAAGTTAGACCCTCTAGATCCAGTAGTAATAACTTTTGGGAAAATAAATGGTGGCAATGCATTCAATGTTCTCGCAGAAAAGGTTAATTTAATTGGTACTGTTAGATGCACTAATCGTAAAGTATTTATGAATATTGGTAATTGGCTCAATGAAAATATCACTTCTTTAGCTAATAGTTGCGGAGCTGAAGCAAAAGTAATATTTAGAGAAATTACTTCGGCAGTTAATAATAATCCTGAAATGAATAGAGTCCTCAGAGACTCGGGAATTAAGGTTTTGGGTCAAGAAAATGTAATCGAATTACAAAAACCATCATTAGGAGCTGAGGATTTCGCTGAATTCTTAAATGAAATTCCTGGAGCTATGTTTAGGCTTGGGGTTTCTAGTTCCGATGGATGTGCTCCTCTTCATAGTTCTAAATTTGATCCGGATGAAAGAGCTATTGCTGTTGGAATTAAAGTGATAACAGAATCCATAGTAAAATTAAATAATGAAATAATTAATACTATTGGCAAATGA
- a CDS encoding tetratricopeptide repeat protein — translation MITFKKVKVCFLLIFIFFNIFYIAPCYSLSSREDLFKNALDLSSGGKFNLALQEWNQYLDSYPDDAAGFSNRGNVRLVVGDVKGSIDDQNKAISLNPSEIDPYINRGISEEALGLWSQAKKDYMFVISLDSKNFSALYNLANVEGSTSHWDKARDLFSKAALYNPGFAMARSSLALADFQLGNIDEAEKELIKLIRRYPTFADARAALTALSWSNGEAGKAESNWIAVTELDPRYSDEEWLKKIRRWPPQPIKDLMNFIDLK, via the coding sequence ATGATAACTTTTAAAAAAGTTAAGGTTTGTTTTTTATTAATTTTTATTTTTTTCAATATTTTTTATATTGCACCATGCTATTCATTATCTTCGAGAGAGGATTTGTTTAAAAATGCGTTAGATCTTAGTTCAGGCGGAAAATTTAATCTCGCGTTACAAGAATGGAATCAATATCTCGATTCTTATCCTGATGATGCTGCAGGTTTTAGCAATAGAGGAAATGTAAGACTTGTCGTAGGAGATGTTAAGGGATCAATAGATGACCAAAATAAGGCAATAAGTTTGAATCCTAGTGAAATAGACCCTTACATTAACAGGGGGATTTCTGAGGAAGCATTGGGTTTATGGTCGCAAGCGAAAAAGGATTATATGTTCGTTATTTCCCTAGATAGTAAAAATTTCTCTGCATTATATAATTTAGCTAATGTAGAAGGTTCTACATCCCATTGGGATAAAGCAAGAGATTTATTCTCCAAAGCTGCTTTATATAATCCAGGATTTGCCATGGCTAGGTCAAGTTTGGCGTTAGCAGATTTCCAGTTGGGAAATATTGATGAAGCTGAAAAAGAATTAATAAAGTTAATTAGACGTTATCCAACTTTTGCAGATGCTAGGGCAGCTTTAACAGCTTTGAGTTGGTCTAATGGTGAAGCTGGTAAAGCAGAGAGTAATTGGATAGCGGTAACTGAATTAGATCCTAGATATAGTGATGAAGAATGGTTAAAAAAAATAAGAAGATGGCCTCCTCAACCAATTAAAGATTTAATGAATTTTATCGATTTAAAATAA
- the ruvB gene encoding Holliday junction branch migration DNA helicase RuvB — MAIISSNIGDNDFSFRKKELRLVDSKNIPEEKRNNNLNLARPLNLKEFIGQEQLKSSLRVAIDASIIRKEPLEHTLLYGQPGLGKTTLAFLIAHELNTKCRIATAPAIERPRDIVGLLLGLKEGEVLFIDEIHRLNRLTEELLYSAMEDFRLDLTMGANRGARCRTINLPRFTLIGATTKLASISAPLRDRFGISQKIEFYTCDELKQIIVNFSRLINLNLEDEASYDLAKISRGTPRIALRLLRRVRDYAQVVMKTNTISVNLIKKALNSYQIDEKGLDSLDRHYLSFLNQNNNIPIGLDSIASGLGDDSSMLEFVVEPYLIKIGFLTRTPRGRLLTALGKKYIDSKDDNF, encoded by the coding sequence ATGGCAATAATTTCTTCCAATATAGGCGATAATGACTTTTCTTTTCGAAAAAAAGAACTTAGGCTAGTTGATTCAAAAAACATTCCAGAAGAAAAGAGAAATAATAATTTGAACTTAGCCCGGCCTCTTAATTTAAAAGAATTTATTGGCCAAGAACAACTTAAATCTTCTTTAAGAGTAGCTATAGATGCTTCAATTATTAGAAAAGAACCTTTGGAGCATACTCTTTTATATGGACAACCTGGTCTAGGTAAGACTACTCTTGCTTTTTTGATAGCCCACGAATTGAATACAAAATGTAGGATTGCGACTGCACCAGCAATTGAAAGACCAAGAGATATTGTAGGTTTACTTCTTGGATTAAAAGAAGGTGAAGTTTTATTTATCGATGAGATACATCGCTTAAATAGGTTAACTGAAGAGTTGTTATATTCTGCAATGGAGGATTTTAGACTTGACTTAACGATGGGAGCTAATAGAGGAGCCCGTTGCAGAACAATTAATCTTCCTAGGTTTACTCTGATTGGTGCGACAACTAAATTAGCCTCAATAAGTGCACCTCTAAGAGATAGATTTGGGATATCTCAGAAAATTGAATTCTATACATGTGATGAATTAAAACAAATTATTGTTAATTTCTCCCGATTAATAAACCTCAATTTAGAAGATGAAGCATCTTATGATTTGGCAAAGATATCTCGAGGGACTCCAAGAATTGCATTAAGATTATTAAGACGAGTTAGAGATTATGCTCAAGTTGTTATGAAAACTAATACTATCTCAGTGAATTTAATAAAAAAAGCTTTAAATTCTTACCAAATAGACGAAAAAGGATTGGATTCTTTAGATAGACACTATTTATCTTTTCTTAACCAAAACAATAATATTCCAATTGGCCTTGATTCAATTGCATCTGGGTTGGGCGATGATTCTTCAATGTTAGAATTTGTTGTTGAGCCATATCTTATTAAAATTGGTTTTCTTACGAGAACTCCTCGAGGAAGATTGCTTACTGCTTTAGGGAAAAAGTACATTGATTCAAAAGATGATAACTTTTAA
- the smpB gene encoding SsrA-binding protein SmpB yields the protein MAKNSNKVKKNTNKANNFKLLADNRYAKFQYAISETIEAGIELLGTEVKSIRNGKANLRDGYCSFRDGEILLLNVHISPHKNVGSFFNHDPLRNRKLLLHKKEIIKMKSNTEKKGMTIVPLSLYLKGSWIKLTIGVGKGKKLHDKRQDEKQKSIKKEINSALKR from the coding sequence ATGGCAAAAAATTCAAACAAAGTTAAAAAAAATACTAATAAAGCAAATAATTTTAAACTTCTAGCTGATAATAGATATGCAAAATTTCAATATGCAATATCTGAAACAATCGAAGCTGGAATTGAGCTTTTAGGGACTGAAGTAAAGTCTATTAGAAACGGAAAAGCAAATTTAAGAGACGGATACTGTTCATTCAGAGATGGGGAGATCTTATTATTAAATGTTCACATTTCACCACATAAAAATGTGGGGTCTTTCTTTAATCATGATCCACTAAGAAATAGAAAGTTGCTACTACATAAAAAAGAAATAATAAAAATGAAATCTAATACTGAAAAAAAAGGAATGACTATTGTTCCATTATCTCTTTATTTAAAAGGCTCATGGATAAAACTAACTATTGGAGTTGGTAAAGGGAAAAAATTACATGACAAACGACAAGATGAAAAACAAAAAAGCATAAAAAAAGAAATCAACTCTGCACTAAAAAGATAA
- the lysS gene encoding lysine--tRNA ligase, which translates to MSEIKEARLQKASSLVNKGFASYAQSFKVSHTTSFLIQKFDHLENGQEEDFSVSIAGRVLAKRVMGKIAFFTISDQEGQIQLYLDKRIINFNLEKQKLLSFEDLKEIVDIGDWIGVYGTIKKTNKGELSIKVEKWEMLSKSLQPLPDKWHGLTDIEKRYRQRYLDLIVNPHSKNVFKTRAKCISFIRKWLDNRNFLEIETPILQSEAGGAEARPFITHHNTLDIPLYLRIATELHLKRMVVGGFEKVYELGRIFRNEGISTRHNPEFTSVEIYEAYSDYVDMMNLTEELIKDIVADACGSLIINYQNKEIDFSKPWSRISMKAIVKKYTGIDFDSFSGDFLAAKQAVKNINVDCSNKVNTMGRLLNEVFEQKVESKLVEPTFVIDYPVEISPLARPHHDNKQIVQRFELFIVGRELANAFSELIDPVDQRERMQLQQSLRDEGDLEAHCIDEDFLNALEIGMPPTGGLGIGIDRLIMLITNSASIRDVIPFPLLKPEITSKKS; encoded by the coding sequence TTGTCTGAAATTAAAGAAGCGCGCTTACAAAAAGCTAGTTCACTCGTGAATAAAGGATTTGCTTCTTACGCACAAAGCTTTAAGGTATCACATACTACCAGTTTTCTTATTCAAAAATTTGATCATCTAGAAAATGGTCAAGAGGAAGACTTCAGTGTTTCTATTGCTGGTAGAGTTCTGGCAAAAAGGGTAATGGGCAAAATTGCCTTTTTCACAATAAGCGATCAAGAAGGTCAGATTCAGCTTTATCTAGATAAAAGGATTATTAATTTCAATTTAGAAAAACAAAAATTACTTTCTTTTGAAGATCTCAAAGAAATAGTAGATATTGGTGATTGGATAGGAGTCTATGGAACTATTAAAAAAACTAATAAAGGTGAGCTTTCAATTAAAGTAGAAAAATGGGAAATGTTATCCAAATCATTACAACCTCTCCCAGATAAATGGCATGGATTGACTGATATTGAAAAAAGATATAGACAACGTTATTTAGATTTAATAGTTAATCCTCACTCTAAAAATGTATTTAAAACCAGAGCGAAATGTATAAGTTTTATAAGAAAATGGCTAGATAATAGAAATTTTTTAGAGATAGAGACTCCAATTCTGCAATCTGAAGCTGGTGGTGCTGAAGCAAGACCATTTATAACTCATCACAATACATTAGATATTCCGTTGTATTTAAGAATAGCTACAGAATTACATTTAAAGCGAATGGTTGTTGGAGGTTTTGAGAAAGTCTATGAATTGGGAAGAATCTTCCGTAATGAGGGGATAAGTACAAGGCATAATCCAGAATTCACCTCAGTGGAAATTTATGAAGCTTATTCTGATTATGTAGATATGATGAATTTAACTGAAGAATTGATTAAAGATATCGTAGCTGATGCATGTGGGTCCTTAATTATAAATTATCAAAATAAAGAAATTGATTTTTCTAAGCCTTGGTCAAGAATATCCATGAAAGCTATTGTCAAAAAATATACAGGGATTGATTTTGATTCTTTCAGTGGAGACTTTCTAGCAGCAAAACAAGCCGTTAAAAATATCAATGTTGATTGTTCTAATAAAGTAAATACTATGGGAAGACTTTTAAATGAGGTCTTCGAGCAAAAAGTAGAATCAAAACTTGTAGAACCCACTTTTGTTATTGATTATCCTGTTGAAATTTCTCCTTTAGCTAGGCCTCATCATGATAATAAACAAATAGTTCAGAGATTTGAATTATTCATTGTTGGTAGAGAACTGGCAAATGCGTTTAGTGAGTTGATAGATCCAGTAGATCAAAGAGAAAGAATGCAATTACAGCAATCTCTTAGAGACGAAGGAGATCTTGAGGCTCACTGTATAGATGAAGATTTTTTAAATGCTTTAGAGATTGGCATGCCGCCTACGGGAGGATTAGGTATAGGCATTGATAGGCTAATTATGTTAATTACTAATAGCGCATCGATTAGAGATGTAATCCCTTTCCCATTGTTAAAACCAGAAATAACTTCCAAAAAAAGTTAA
- the rpaB gene encoding response regulator transcription factor RpaB, which produces MSKARILVVDDEPAVLKVLVTRLQLAGYQVYSATNGEEALESFHRDSPDLIVLDVMLPKMDGFAVCRRIRAESVVPIIFLTALEAISERVAGLDLGADDYLSKPFSPKELEARIATILRRMGPTVSVTETKEVPSGKGVMKFGSLVVDTNRRQVSRAGDRISLTYTEFSLLELLFDEPGKVVPRAEILEQLWGYPPRRAADLRVVDVYVARLRGKLEPDPRNPELILTVRGIGYASQRVGETATSLAS; this is translated from the coding sequence ATGTCAAAAGCAAGAATTTTAGTTGTTGATGATGAACCAGCAGTTTTGAAGGTATTAGTTACGAGGCTTCAACTAGCAGGATATCAGGTGTATTCAGCCACTAACGGCGAAGAAGCTCTTGAGTCTTTTCACAGGGATTCCCCAGATTTGATAGTTCTTGATGTTATGCTTCCAAAAATGGATGGATTTGCTGTTTGTAGAAGAATTAGAGCTGAATCAGTAGTTCCAATAATATTCTTAACAGCTCTAGAGGCTATTTCAGAGAGAGTTGCTGGTTTGGATTTAGGAGCCGATGATTACTTATCTAAACCATTTAGCCCAAAAGAGTTAGAGGCCAGAATAGCTACAATTTTGAGAAGAATGGGGCCAACTGTATCGGTTACTGAAACCAAAGAAGTTCCTTCAGGCAAAGGAGTTATGAAATTTGGAAGTTTAGTTGTTGATACTAATCGCAGACAAGTTTCTAGAGCTGGAGATAGAATTAGTCTAACTTATACTGAATTTAGTCTCCTAGAGTTATTATTTGACGAACCTGGTAAGGTTGTTCCTCGAGCAGAAATTTTGGAACAGCTGTGGGGCTATCCTCCTCGTAGAGCGGCAGATTTAAGAGTTGTAGATGTATATGTTGCAAGACTAAGAGGTAAATTGGAACCAGATCCAAGAAATCCAGAATTAATACTAACTGTTAGAGGAATTGGTTACGCATCTCAGAGAGTTGGCGAAACAGCAACATCTTTGGCAAGTTGA
- the mreC gene encoding rod shape-determining protein MreC, which produces MLVIRRISNSRWWHKKKNWLFFAIFLFLVFVRISKGAFYKDFYYFISKPFWPGQFQKEIVLKSIDQEYLIKLNLLKKDNIRLRQILSLQESSNDEHISAAVISRKTGSWWRQIILNKGSKDGVEIGNIVIGPGGLLGRVKNTSLFTSSVTLITSPESKLGVWVDRIQINGLLVGSGDDYPSLILYSKDADIKVGDFVSSSPASTLLPPNIPIGIVQSIDETLKSKKTAKISLLGKPHVIDWVKILKVNI; this is translated from the coding sequence ATGTTAGTTATCCGACGAATTTCTAATAGTCGTTGGTGGCATAAAAAGAAAAATTGGCTATTTTTTGCAATTTTTTTATTTTTGGTTTTTGTAAGAATATCAAAAGGAGCTTTTTATAAAGATTTTTATTATTTTATTTCAAAACCTTTTTGGCCTGGTCAATTTCAAAAAGAAATTGTTCTTAAAAGTATTGATCAAGAATATTTAATAAAGTTAAATCTTCTTAAAAAAGATAATATAAGACTGCGACAAATCTTATCTCTTCAGGAATCATCTAATGATGAACATATTTCAGCTGCAGTTATTTCGCGAAAAACAGGTAGTTGGTGGAGACAAATAATTTTAAACAAAGGTTCAAAGGATGGAGTAGAAATTGGCAATATTGTGATTGGTCCAGGTGGATTATTAGGTAGAGTAAAGAATACTTCTTTATTCACTTCGTCGGTAACTTTAATAACTTCTCCAGAAAGTAAGTTAGGCGTTTGGGTGGATAGAATTCAAATCAATGGATTACTAGTTGGTTCAGGAGATGATTATCCTAGCCTAATACTCTATTCAAAAGATGCCGATATTAAAGTCGGAGATTTTGTATCATCATCTCCAGCTAGTACGTTATTACCTCCAAATATCCCTATTGGTATTGTCCAATCTATAGATGAGACGTTGAAATCAAAAAAAACGGCAAAAATTTCACTTTTAGGAAAACCTCATGTAATTGATTGGGTCAAAATTTTGAAAGTAAATATTTAA
- a CDS encoding rod shape-determining protein → MIFNRFKFSRDIGIDLGTANTLIHVSGKGVVLQEPSVVAMDLEEGIPLAVGKEAKLMLGRTPGNIRAVRPLRDGVIADFDAAEQMIKTFIQKCNEGKGIVAPRIVIGIPSGVTSVERRAVREAGLAGAREVHLIDEPVAAAIGASLPVTEPIGTMIVDIGGGTTEVAVLSLGGTVLSESVRIAGDEINESIALYLKKVHNLVVGERTAEDIKIKIGSAFPDDDFDKTTLEVRGLHLLSGLPRSVTLTSGEIREAMAETLSKIVEAVKRTLERTPPELAADIVDRGIMLAGGGALVRGINDLLSDETGIFTHIAENPLLCVVNGCGEVLDDFKKLKRVVDTPEFIRNAIRD, encoded by the coding sequence GTGATTTTTAACAGATTTAAATTTTCTCGAGATATTGGCATAGATTTGGGAACGGCCAATACTCTTATACATGTATCAGGAAAAGGCGTTGTTTTACAGGAGCCTTCTGTGGTAGCTATGGATTTAGAAGAAGGGATTCCATTAGCTGTTGGTAAAGAAGCAAAGTTAATGCTTGGAAGGACCCCTGGCAATATAAGAGCTGTAAGACCACTAAGAGATGGAGTTATCGCAGATTTTGATGCTGCAGAACAAATGATAAAAACATTTATTCAAAAATGTAATGAAGGCAAGGGGATAGTAGCTCCAAGGATAGTGATTGGAATTCCAAGTGGAGTGACTAGTGTTGAGCGAAGAGCAGTAAGAGAAGCTGGATTAGCGGGAGCTAGAGAAGTTCATTTAATAGATGAACCTGTCGCAGCAGCAATAGGAGCATCATTACCAGTAACTGAGCCAATTGGAACAATGATTGTTGATATTGGTGGAGGTACTACTGAGGTTGCAGTATTAAGTTTAGGAGGAACTGTTTTGAGTGAATCTGTTCGAATAGCAGGCGATGAAATAAATGAGTCAATTGCACTTTATCTTAAAAAAGTTCACAATTTAGTTGTTGGAGAGAGAACTGCAGAAGATATCAAGATAAAAATTGGCTCTGCATTTCCAGATGATGATTTTGATAAAACTACTTTAGAGGTTAGAGGTTTACATCTTTTATCTGGTCTACCTAGATCAGTCACTTTGACATCAGGAGAAATCAGAGAAGCTATGGCTGAAACACTTAGCAAAATAGTCGAAGCTGTAAAAAGAACTTTAGAGCGAACCCCCCCTGAACTTGCTGCAGACATAGTTGATAGGGGGATTATGCTTGCAGGTGGTGGAGCTTTAGTGAGAGGTATTAATGATTTATTGAGCGATGAGACAGGAATTTTTACTCACATAGCAGAAAACCCACTGCTTTGCGTAGTGAATGGTTGTGGAGAGGTGTTGGATGATTTTAAAAAACTCAAAAGAGTTGTTGACACTCCAGAATTTATAAGGAATGCCATAAGAGATTAA
- a CDS encoding single-stranded DNA-binding protein codes for MEINTINLVGRAGREPDVRYFESGSIVANFTIAVNRRSRDEEPDWFNLEIWGKQAQIAADYVKKGSLIGITGSFKIDSWKDKNTGEDRFKPVVRVDRLNLLGSRKDSDNNQYSNSNNSSEIPF; via the coding sequence ATGGAAATTAACACTATTAACCTTGTTGGCAGAGCAGGAAGAGAACCAGATGTCAGATATTTTGAATCAGGCAGTATAGTAGCGAACTTCACAATTGCAGTTAACAGAAGAAGCAGAGATGAAGAGCCAGATTGGTTTAATTTAGAAATATGGGGCAAGCAAGCACAAATAGCCGCAGATTATGTGAAAAAAGGATCATTAATTGGAATTACAGGAAGCTTTAAGATTGATAGCTGGAAAGATAAAAATACTGGAGAAGATAGATTTAAACCAGTTGTTAGGGTAGATAGATTAAACTTACTAGGCTCACGAAAGGATTCTGATAATAACCAATATTCCAATAGCAATAACTCAAGTGAAATTCCATTTTAA
- a CDS encoding DedA family protein produces the protein MSLIFVNFLTSIPDYISLAVEKNSTIAYLTICLAMFLENIIPPIPSEIIMPLGGFFVYQQKLNFYILVFWGLLGTILGSLPWYYLGRLVNEKRLSNFLDKKGKYLGISSDDLNKSKRWFDKYGVSLVFWGRLVPGIRTLISVPAGIELMPLRKFLLWTTFGSLIWVVLLTYSGYLFGENYRIIQTYLDQIKYVVKPILILIFLYIFIRILIRFLKNRA, from the coding sequence TTGAGTTTAATTTTTGTAAATTTTCTTACTTCAATTCCCGACTATATTAGTTTAGCTGTTGAAAAGAATTCAACAATTGCATACCTCACTATTTGTTTGGCTATGTTTTTGGAAAACATAATACCTCCAATTCCTTCGGAAATAATAATGCCATTAGGAGGTTTTTTTGTTTATCAACAAAAATTAAATTTCTATATTTTAGTTTTTTGGGGATTACTTGGAACTATTTTAGGTTCATTGCCTTGGTACTATTTAGGTAGATTAGTAAATGAAAAAAGACTTTCAAATTTTCTAGATAAAAAAGGAAAATATCTCGGTATTTCCTCTGATGATCTAAATAAAAGTAAAAGGTGGTTTGATAAATACGGTGTTTCTTTAGTTTTTTGGGGCAGATTAGTACCAGGTATAAGAACTTTAATCTCAGTTCCTGCTGGCATAGAACTTATGCCATTAAGAAAATTTTTGCTTTGGACTACATTTGGGAGTCTGATATGGGTAGTACTTCTCACTTATTCAGGTTATTTATTTGGTGAAAATTATCGAATCATTCAAACTTATTTAGATCAAATCAAATATGTTGTAAAGCCAATTTTAATTTTAATTTTCTTATATATTTTTATAAGAATACTTATTAGATTTCTTAAAAATAGAGCTTAA